A stretch of Campylobacter concisus DNA encodes these proteins:
- a CDS encoding leucyl aminopeptidase gives MQFQIVDKKLKDIKADIEIIFVVDKELKHKFIGDKEAIKFNNYKGESVLILSEAKRAYVPLSKLDLDELRLAAAKAYNALKSLNIKSIKLASYVAECQKLSFEALAEGFLLGSYDFNKYKEKKEKYTLKEIIFSTEEFAGKKVDLKAANEGFKEAEIIANATNFAKDIVNEIPEIYTPQKMAEDALNLAKSHASIKCEVYDEKFLAKENMNAFLAVNRASVHKPRLIHLTYKPKKSKKRIIFVGKGLTYDSGGLSLKPADYMLTMKSDKSGAAAALGIIKGAAELNLPFEIHAILGAAENMIGGNAYKPDDVLISRSGVSIEVRNTDAEGRLVLADCLSYAQDFKPDILIDMATLTGACVVGLGEYTTGIMGNSESLKSEYKNKIKDSGELATTLDFNPYLSELIKSQIADVSNCASSRYGGAITAGMFLAKFIKDEYKDKWLHLDIAGPAYREKAWGYNQAGASGAGVRMNLYFLQALSKEN, from the coding sequence ATGCAGTTTCAAATAGTTGATAAAAAATTAAAAGATATAAAAGCTGACATTGAAATAATTTTCGTAGTAGATAAGGAGTTAAAACATAAATTTATAGGCGATAAAGAGGCTATTAAATTTAACAATTACAAAGGCGAGAGCGTCCTTATTCTAAGCGAGGCAAAAAGGGCTTACGTGCCACTTTCTAAGCTTGATCTTGACGAGCTAAGACTTGCAGCTGCTAAAGCTTATAACGCGCTAAAATCACTAAATATTAAGAGCATAAAGCTAGCTTCTTACGTAGCAGAGTGCCAAAAACTAAGCTTTGAGGCACTAGCTGAGGGCTTTTTACTTGGAAGTTATGATTTTAACAAGTATAAAGAGAAAAAAGAGAAATACACTCTAAAAGAGATCATCTTCTCGACTGAAGAATTTGCTGGCAAAAAGGTCGATCTAAAAGCTGCAAATGAGGGCTTTAAAGAGGCAGAGATAATAGCAAATGCTACAAATTTCGCAAAAGATATCGTAAATGAAATCCCAGAAATTTATACACCTCAAAAAATGGCTGAGGATGCTTTAAATTTAGCCAAAAGCCATGCAAGTATCAAGTGCGAGGTCTATGACGAGAAATTTCTAGCAAAAGAGAATATGAACGCATTTTTGGCAGTAAACCGTGCAAGTGTGCATAAACCAAGACTCATTCATCTAACCTACAAACCTAAAAAGTCCAAAAAACGCATCATCTTTGTTGGCAAAGGCCTAACATATGATAGCGGCGGCCTTAGCCTGAAGCCAGCTGACTATATGCTAACGATGAAATCAGACAAAAGCGGCGCAGCAGCAGCTCTTGGCATCATAAAAGGTGCTGCGGAGCTAAATTTACCATTTGAAATTCATGCCATTTTAGGTGCAGCTGAAAATATGATCGGCGGAAATGCTTACAAACCTGATGACGTGCTTATTTCAAGAAGTGGTGTTAGCATAGAGGTTAGAAACACTGATGCAGAAGGACGTTTAGTGCTGGCTGACTGCCTAAGTTACGCACAGGACTTTAAGCCAGACATTTTAATAGATATGGCAACACTAACTGGTGCTTGCGTCGTGGGACTTGGTGAGTACACAACAGGCATCATGGGCAACAGCGAGAGTCTAAAAAGCGAGTATAAAAACAAGATAAAAGATAGCGGCGAGCTAGCAACTACGCTTGATTTTAACCCTTATCTTAGCGAGCTTATCAAAAGCCAAATCGCAGATGTGAGTAACTGTGCCTCAAGTAGATATGGCGGCGCGATAACAGCTGGGATGTTTTTGGCTAAATTTATCAAAGATGAGTACAAAGACAAGTGGCTACACCTCGACATTGCAGGCCCAGCATACCGCGAAAAAGCTTGGGGATACAACCAAGCAGGTGCAAGCGGAGCTGGCGTTAGGATGAATTTATACTTTTTACAAGCACTTAGCAAGGAGAATTGA
- a CDS encoding DedA family protein has translation MEEFFIELLKEYGYIILFVWCIMEGEMALIMAGILAHTTHMHIALAIFVAGLGGFVGDQIYFYLGRYNKKYIAKRLHTQRRKFAVAHIMLKKYGWPIIFLQRYMYGFRVIIPLCIGLTGYDAKKYAFINLISAWCWAAITTIPAWILGEHILVLLQKAKEHWYVAIPVVAIFMGLLIYTFKRIENKILNERRDRRHAVSNS, from the coding sequence ATGGAAGAATTTTTTATAGAACTACTCAAAGAGTACGGCTACATCATACTTTTTGTCTGGTGTATCATGGAAGGCGAGATGGCCTTAATAATGGCTGGAATTCTCGCTCACACCACGCATATGCACATCGCACTTGCCATCTTTGTGGCTGGACTTGGGGGCTTTGTAGGAGATCAAATTTACTTTTATTTAGGGCGTTACAATAAAAAATACATCGCAAAAAGGCTTCACACGCAGCGAAGAAAATTTGCAGTGGCGCACATAATGCTGAAAAAATACGGTTGGCCGATCATCTTTTTGCAACGCTATATGTATGGCTTTCGTGTCATCATACCGCTTTGCATAGGACTTACTGGCTATGATGCTAAAAAATACGCCTTTATAAATTTAATCAGCGCTTGGTGCTGGGCGGCGATCACCACCATACCTGCTTGGATACTTGGCGAGCATATACTTGTGCTGCTTCAAAAAGCAAAAGAGCACTGGTATGTCGCTATCCCAGTGGTTGCCATATTTATGGGGCTTTTGATCTATACATTTAAGCGCATCGAAAATAAAATTTTAAACGAAAGGAGAGACAGAAGACATGCAGTTTCAAATAGTTGA